The genomic segment ACCTGTGCGAGCGATAATCTGCCCCTCCCTATATTCCCTTACCTATCCTATAATGAAGGTTTATCTGTCCAGGAGAAAAGAGGGTAATTGGGGAAAGCAATGCGTCTATCATCCATGTTATTCGTGACTCTACGAGAAGAGCCAGCAGAGGCAGAGATTGTCAGTCACAAGTTACTATTAAGGGCAGGATATATTCGGAGGATAGGTAGTGGCATTTACTGTTACCTCCCCCTGATGTGG from the Geminocystis sp. M7585_C2015_104 genome contains:
- a CDS encoding proline--tRNA ligase, giving the protein MRLSSMLFVTLREEPAEAEIVSHKLLLRAGYIRRIGSGIYCYLPLMWRVLQKISQIVREEMNAAGAFECLLPQLQPADLWQESGRWDTYTKA